From Deltaproteobacteria bacterium, the proteins below share one genomic window:
- a CDS encoding paraslipin yields the protein MDINSISQTILSLLGLYVLLQFARSIRLVPNMQAFMVERLGRYHTTLGPGFHVLI from the coding sequence ATGGATATCAACTCAATTAGCCAAACTATTCTATCCTTATTAGGCCTCTACGTGCTTCTGCAATTTGCTCGGTCCATTCGCTTGGTCCCCAACATGCAAGCATTTATGGTTGAAAGACTCGGCCGCTATCACACCACTCTAGGGCCTGGTTTTCACGTCCTGATTC
- a CDS encoding paraslipin, producing MSTALLVIVVVVIFVLKNMFLVVQEQNRVIQERLGKYHATLTPGFHFLIPFVDRAAYTQEMREQVLDVPSQSCITCDNIQVEVDGLVYLQVVDASSASYGISNYRNASVNLAQTTMRSEVGKIDLDTTFSERDLLNSNIVREIDQASDSWGIKVLRYEIKNIEPSNHIVETMEKQMEAERDKRAEITLSDGERTAVVLVSEGDQIEAVNLSQGEKEKRINEAQGKAQEIELIAGATADGVRAIAQAIAQPGGDNALKVQLAEQFLVEYGNILQEANISVLPADLANLKSVIETVQTSVRN from the coding sequence ATGTCTACAGCCTTATTAGTCATTGTCGTCGTTGTCATATTCGTGTTGAAAAATATGTTCCTTGTTGTTCAAGAACAAAACCGCGTCATTCAAGAAAGGCTTGGTAAATACCACGCTACCCTTACCCCTGGCTTTCACTTCTTGATCCCTTTTGTCGACCGCGCTGCCTACACTCAAGAAATGAGAGAACAAGTTCTGGATGTTCCAAGTCAGTCTTGCATCACCTGTGACAACATCCAGGTGGAGGTTGACGGACTCGTTTACCTGCAAGTCGTCGACGCATCCAGTGCTTCTTATGGTATCTCCAATTACCGGAACGCTTCTGTAAACCTAGCTCAGACCACCATGCGTTCTGAAGTGGGTAAGATTGACCTGGATACGACGTTCTCTGAGCGCGACCTTCTCAACAGCAACATCGTCCGCGAGATTGACCAAGCATCAGACAGCTGGGGAATCAAAGTGTTGCGTTATGAGATTAAGAACATAGAGCCTTCCAACCACATTGTTGAGACGATGGAAAAACAAATGGAAGCAGAGCGTGACAAGCGCGCGGAAATCACCCTCTCCGATGGTGAGCGAACCGCTGTCGTTCTCGTCTCTGAAGGTGACCAAATTGAAGCCGTCAACCTTTCTCAAGGTGAGAAGGAAAAGCGAATCAACGAAGCACAGGGTAAAGCACAAGAAATTGAGCTTATCGCAGGAGCTACGGCTGATGGTGTAAGAGCTATTGCCCAAGCCATTGCTCAACCTGGAGGCGACAATGCCCTCAAGGTTCAATTGGCCGAACAGTTCCTTGTTGAATACGGAAACATTCTTCAAGAAGCGAATATCTCAGTACTTCCTGCAGACCTCGCCAACTTGAAGTCCGTTATCGAAACAGTGCAAACCTCGGTAAGAAATTAA
- a CDS encoding NfeD family protein encodes MDTVSTVLLVAGIALLVAELVLPGGIVMWLGVSSLLLVGARHYGYVQELPNLFFAWSALSVGLVSFSVLFLQRFFRGDVESNHFDDIEEAIGQEVEVETTVTRENNSGRVVYQGTAWKAQTDGEDIPVGSKAVITGRENITWLVKPQSATKEV; translated from the coding sequence ATGGATACAGTCAGTACCGTTTTATTGGTCGCAGGCATTGCACTTCTCGTCGCGGAGCTGGTTCTCCCCGGTGGTATCGTCATGTGGCTGGGCGTAAGCTCACTTCTCCTCGTTGGAGCACGGCATTATGGCTACGTCCAAGAATTGCCGAATCTCTTCTTTGCCTGGAGCGCCCTTTCGGTCGGTCTCGTCAGTTTCAGCGTCCTATTCCTACAACGGTTCTTTCGTGGGGACGTAGAATCCAATCACTTTGACGATATCGAAGAGGCAATAGGACAAGAGGTGGAAGTTGAAACGACCGTAACGCGTGAAAACAATTCCGGACGTGTCGTTTATCAAGGAACAGCCTGGAAGGCACAAACCGACGGTGAAGATATCCCGGTTGGTTCCAAAGCCGTCATCACCGGCCGAGAAAATATAACGTGGCTCGTTAAACCCCAATCAGCAACCAAGGAGGTGTAG
- a CDS encoding glutathione S-transferase family protein, which translates to MGKQIEHFGWLVSPYSAKTRSYLKYKRIPFKDVEPNIFDFYTKIQKSVGRIIMPTLRLPDGTWLQDSSDIIDKMESAHPNRSITPDGTIQALVALLFELYGDEWLPMAALHYRWNIPANEQFALKEFSRCALPIIPAALGKLVIQSMAKKMQSYLPVLGVTKTTQPGVEKMVTRLIADLNTHLSVHPFLLGGRPCIGDFALFGPLWAHLYRDPGSTFLFDDAPHVVSWLEKLLDPTHVCGDFLANDEIPETLLPLLKGIFDEQIPWVAQLIGHINKWCHQNPDSKRVRGAVGVDNFSVGGIAGERKLATFVQWKAQRSIFFYQNSDEPQRTQIASWLDSLGVGGALDIDIQFPLERRNFKAVITNR; encoded by the coding sequence ATGGGAAAGCAGATAGAACATTTCGGGTGGTTGGTCTCACCCTACAGCGCCAAAACAAGGTCCTATCTTAAATATAAGAGAATTCCATTTAAGGATGTTGAACCGAATATTTTCGACTTTTATACGAAGATTCAAAAATCGGTTGGGCGCATCATCATGCCTACCCTCCGGTTGCCCGACGGAACATGGTTGCAAGATAGCAGCGATATCATCGACAAAATGGAATCGGCTCACCCCAATCGAAGCATCACGCCCGATGGAACCATTCAAGCCCTTGTAGCCCTCCTATTCGAACTCTATGGCGACGAGTGGCTGCCCATGGCAGCACTCCACTACCGTTGGAATATTCCGGCCAATGAGCAGTTTGCGCTTAAAGAGTTTAGTCGTTGCGCCTTACCGATAATCCCTGCAGCTTTAGGCAAACTTGTTATTCAATCCATGGCCAAGAAAATGCAGAGCTACCTTCCTGTCCTTGGGGTTACCAAAACCACCCAACCGGGCGTTGAGAAGATGGTCACCCGGCTCATCGCTGATTTGAATACACATTTGAGCGTCCACCCTTTTCTTCTAGGCGGTCGCCCGTGCATTGGCGACTTTGCTCTCTTTGGTCCGCTATGGGCACACCTCTACCGTGACCCTGGCTCAACATTCCTCTTCGATGACGCGCCTCATGTAGTGTCGTGGCTTGAGAAACTTTTAGACCCCACACATGTCTGTGGAGATTTTCTCGCCAACGATGAAATCCCCGAGACTCTCTTGCCGCTCCTCAAAGGCATCTTCGACGAGCAGATTCCATGGGTCGCTCAGCTCATCGGCCACATCAACAAATGGTGCCACCAAAACCCAGACTCTAAACGGGTGCGAGGCGCAGTGGGTGTTGATAACTTTAGTGTGGGTGGAATCGCCGGCGAGCGTAAACTCGCTACTTTTGTTCAGTGGAAGGCCCAGCGTTCCATCTTTTTCTACCAAAACTCCGACGAGCCTCAGCGCACACAGATTGCCTCTTGGCTGGATTCACTCGGCGTAGGAGGCGCACTGGATATAGATATTCAATTCCCGCTGGAGCGCCGCAACTTTAAAGCTGTCATCACGAACCGCTGA
- a CDS encoding cellulase family glycosylhydrolase: protein MKQIICTVAAALILTACGDSAPDKPNPLGWLHVEDGRIVDEANREIILRGMNARIEGLFDVVFDDGRTRLEPIPTFSQQDANEMADVGINFLRLPINWSGLEPEEGEFNLDYLAQIDEVVEHCRNAGIYVLIDFHQDAYSKELGEDGAPYWAILPQAEFTHEGPLEDLDERRGSPQVLDAFENFFDNAEGIMDRFMPAVEMVAARYASDSTVLGFEIMNEPVAFHATDGINKLYNFYSQVTQAIRAVDAKHTIWMEPDASRNFLLVSDAPNGFEDPNIVYTPHMYPPFSDTETWDSAKWIEELTYTYDRMMKEKQDWGAALVLGEWGANPCWEGSIPYIRASHSIFNARLMGQTFWLWKENCQGFWGLYDRNEDEDTWTLNEQAAKEVGQPTVHAAPGIFKSLSFDAESSRLTAEIETGEAGWAQLFLPTRWYTDQAVGTLNGEALDLIPLGNNRYEALIPSGNHTLVVE, encoded by the coding sequence ATGAAGCAGATTATTTGTACTGTCGCCGCCGCCCTCATTCTGACTGCCTGTGGAGACTCCGCACCCGATAAACCCAACCCCTTAGGCTGGCTTCATGTTGAAGACGGCCGAATCGTAGATGAAGCCAATCGTGAGATTATACTGCGAGGTATGAATGCGCGCATAGAAGGTCTCTTCGATGTGGTATTCGATGATGGCCGAACACGGCTCGAACCCATCCCAACCTTTTCGCAACAAGATGCCAACGAGATGGCTGATGTGGGTATCAACTTCTTAAGACTGCCCATCAATTGGAGCGGCCTTGAACCGGAAGAAGGTGAATTCAATCTCGACTACCTCGCGCAAATCGATGAAGTGGTGGAGCATTGTCGCAATGCCGGTATCTATGTCCTGATTGATTTTCACCAGGATGCTTATTCCAAAGAACTCGGCGAAGATGGCGCCCCCTACTGGGCCATTCTTCCACAAGCTGAATTTACCCATGAAGGTCCCCTTGAAGACCTCGATGAGCGGCGGGGCTCACCTCAAGTCCTCGATGCTTTCGAAAACTTTTTCGATAACGCTGAAGGCATCATGGACCGATTTATGCCTGCCGTGGAAATGGTCGCGGCCAGATACGCAAGCGACTCAACCGTACTCGGCTTTGAAATCATGAACGAGCCCGTTGCCTTTCACGCAACCGATGGCATCAACAAGTTGTACAATTTTTATAGTCAGGTCACTCAAGCCATTCGCGCCGTGGATGCCAAGCATACCATTTGGATGGAGCCAGACGCATCACGCAACTTCCTCTTGGTATCTGACGCTCCCAATGGCTTCGAAGATCCCAATATTGTCTACACACCACACATGTACCCTCCATTCAGCGATACCGAGACTTGGGACAGCGCAAAGTGGATCGAAGAACTCACCTATACCTACGACCGTATGATGAAAGAGAAACAAGACTGGGGCGCGGCACTCGTACTTGGCGAATGGGGAGCTAACCCCTGCTGGGAAGGTTCGATTCCCTATATTCGTGCTTCTCACAGCATCTTTAACGCACGCCTCATGGGACAAACGTTCTGGTTATGGAAAGAAAACTGCCAAGGCTTTTGGGGACTCTACGACCGCAATGAAGATGAAGATACCTGGACTCTCAATGAACAGGCCGCCAAGGAAGTGGGTCAGCCCACCGTCCACGCTGCACCTGGAATTTTTAAGAGCCTCAGCTTTGACGCAGAATCCTCGCGCCTAACCGCCGAGATTGAAACTGGGGAAGCGGGCTGGGCACAACTATTCTTACCCACCCGTTGGTATACAGACCAAGCGGTGGGAACACTTAATGGTGAAGCACTGGATTTGATTCCTCTAGGCAACAACAGATATGAAGCATTGATTCCGTCAGGAAATCACACCTTGGTTGTTGAGTAG
- a CDS encoding sulfatase-like hydrolase/transferase has protein sequence MISLIKACAGLYIALIIYHIVFFNRELPEKVTLNYTELPLLLSIFITGYLFLKDSRYRGIFAALPIFLTYLAHDYYLWIFKRCPNLRELTKIEELLGILTPLSIALTVAATLGLSAILIFALNKKRLLSWRILILVLWSIPTTLIWNQPGEVYAKARHEFQLKQWSALKNVQNHGRLFMTFVRAADHLNNLRKLQANLGDIENSALYIQPEAFPTFQPRNVHIVVMESFIDATLLENVKFSRPPIHEDMQAILDAGRSTSISPYFGGGTAESEFEVLCGVHAFTWYQEFKLMTGAPTYCLPRILGLMGYDTIARHPFKQVMYNRDLAYQSLGFQQKYFLDTTDPAMRLFEKPRTSEHVLDINLYARTLESLKSQLHTGRPVFNYLLTMEGHTPFHLDSATQPVVVEVEPENWLTQVLANKTYYRTKALAGYINKLMTLDPESIIIAVADHLPPMTEHGAYFYESWGYSAWNQGKSKLGLREQFLVVIDAGEVMTLAPLNHYNIYQFVLNSLSRGGYCKDHSCWNSPSDVPQASLSEENYKNLLGMSMIPETTANLH, from the coding sequence TTGATTTCGCTTATAAAAGCATGCGCCGGGCTCTACATAGCCCTAATAATCTACCATATCGTATTTTTTAACCGTGAGCTGCCGGAGAAAGTCACTCTAAACTATACCGAACTCCCACTCCTGCTTTCTATCTTCATAACAGGCTACCTCTTCCTGAAAGATTCCCGATACCGCGGTATCTTTGCCGCCCTGCCCATATTTCTGACTTACTTGGCTCATGACTACTACTTGTGGATCTTCAAACGCTGTCCCAACTTGCGCGAACTGACGAAAATAGAGGAGCTTCTTGGTATCCTCACTCCACTGTCTATTGCGCTGACTGTGGCGGCTACCCTTGGGCTATCGGCTATCCTGATATTCGCGCTCAATAAAAAACGGCTCCTGTCGTGGAGAATTCTCATTTTGGTTCTGTGGAGCATTCCGACGACCCTCATCTGGAACCAGCCCGGAGAAGTCTACGCCAAAGCTCGCCATGAATTTCAATTGAAACAGTGGTCAGCCTTAAAGAACGTTCAGAACCACGGGCGCCTCTTTATGACCTTCGTGAGAGCGGCCGACCACCTCAACAACCTGCGTAAACTCCAGGCCAACCTGGGCGATATAGAAAACTCCGCGTTGTACATCCAGCCCGAAGCGTTCCCAACATTCCAGCCTCGAAACGTTCATATCGTGGTGATGGAAAGTTTCATCGACGCCACTCTTTTGGAAAATGTTAAATTTAGTCGCCCACCAATTCATGAAGACATGCAAGCCATTCTCGATGCCGGTCGCTCAACTTCTATTTCACCTTATTTCGGAGGTGGAACTGCCGAAAGCGAGTTCGAGGTCCTCTGCGGCGTTCACGCGTTTACATGGTACCAAGAATTTAAGCTCATGACTGGCGCACCCACATACTGCTTGCCGCGCATACTTGGTTTAATGGGATACGATACCATTGCACGTCACCCCTTTAAACAAGTCATGTACAACCGCGACCTCGCCTACCAGTCACTGGGCTTTCAACAGAAATATTTCCTCGATACGACTGACCCTGCCATGAGGCTCTTTGAGAAGCCGCGAACCAGTGAGCATGTGCTTGACATAAACCTATATGCAAGAACACTCGAAAGTTTAAAATCACAACTTCATACCGGGCGTCCTGTCTTTAATTACCTACTGACGATGGAGGGGCATACCCCTTTCCACTTAGATTCAGCCACCCAACCCGTCGTGGTGGAAGTTGAGCCTGAGAATTGGCTCACGCAGGTCCTCGCGAATAAAACCTATTATCGAACAAAGGCGCTGGCTGGTTACATCAACAAGCTCATGACCTTAGACCCCGAGAGTATTATCATCGCCGTGGCCGACCATTTACCACCCATGACTGAACATGGTGCCTATTTCTACGAGAGCTGGGGATACAGCGCGTGGAACCAAGGTAAAAGCAAATTAGGGCTAAGAGAACAATTTCTGGTAGTCATCGACGCCGGCGAAGTCATGACACTTGCCCCGTTAAACCACTACAACATTTATCAATTCGTTCTCAACAGCCTCTCTCGCGGTGGCTACTGTAAGGACCACAGTTGCTGGAACTCTCCAAGCGACGTACCACAGGCAAGCTTATCCGAGGAAAACTATAAAAACCTGCTCGGCATGAGCATGATTCCAGAAACCACGGCCAACCTACATTAA